The sequence below is a genomic window from Polaribacter vadi.
CATTGAATAAAGATTATCAAAATGAAAACTATTTTTACACAGCTGAAGATAGTGGAATGGTCTTTAAATGTTTTGTAGATGGTTTTAAAACATCCACAAATACAAGCTATACTAGAACCGAATTAAGAGAAATGTTAAGAGGTTATGTTACAGGAATTCCTACACAAGGCGTCAATAAAAACAATTGGGTTTTTGGTGCTGCACCTAGTTCAGATAAAAATGCTGCAGCTGGTTTTGATGGTGAAATGAATGCAACTTTAGCAGTAAATTACGTAACAACTACAGGAAATTCTAGTCAAGTTGGGAGAGTAATTGTAGGTCAAATTCATGCAAATGACGATGAACCTATAAGACTATATTACAGAAAATTACCTAACAATGAATTGGGTTCAATTTATTTTGCTCACGAACCAAGAGATGGTTTTGGTAATGAACAATGGGTTGATATGATTGGCTCTAGAAGTAGTTCTGCAACAAATCCAACAGATGGAATTGCTTTAAATGAAAAGTTTTCTTACAAAATTAAAACAGTAAATAACTTGTTGACAGTTACCATTTCTAGATCAGGAAAAACCGACGTTACAAAAACTGTAGATATGAGCAATAGTGGTTATGATGTTGGTGGGCAATACATGTATTTTAAAGCAGGCGTTTATAATCAAAATAATACAGGAAATGCAGATGATTATGTACAAGCAACGTTTTATAAATTAGAAAAAAGTCATACAGTCAATTAAAATTAAGGGAATTTGATTACTTTAGTTGCATGTTATCAAAGAAAACAAAATACGGAATAAAAGCACTTACTTTTTTAGCAAAACAGGAATGTAAAACGCCTGTTGCTATTGCTACTATTTCTAAAAGTGAAAATATTTCACTAAAATTTTTAGAAAGTATTTTGTTAACACTTCGTAAAAATGGCTTGTTAGGTTCTAAAAAAGGTAAAGGTGGAGGTTATTATTTATTAAAACCTTCTGATGAAATAGAAATGACAACGATTATGCGAATTTTAGAAGGACCAATTTCTATGGTGCCTTGTGTAAGCTTAAATTTTTATGAAAAATGTGATGATTGTCCAGATGAAAATGCTTGTGCAGTTCATAAATTAATGATGCAAGTTAGAGACAGTTCTCTGCAGATTTTTAGAAACACAACATTGGCAGATTTGTGTAAATAGTAGGTTTTTATAGTTGATAAAATTTAGAGCATTTTTCATGAAAAAAATTGGATTACTTTTTTTATTATTTTTTACAATTCCACATTTTTCTCAAGAAAATAAGAAAGAAAATCCTAAAACTAAATTCACTAATTTTTTAGCAAATTCCTATTACAGTCTAAATTTTGGAGGTATTTTTTATCCTTTCTCTAATGATCATTTAATTGATGGTTTTGCAACTGAAACCTTCAGTAAAAACCGATTTTCTGGCAGATTACTTTTAGGACATAAAATAAACGAAGATTTATCTGTTCAATTTGGAACGATGAGACCCGCTTCTTGGTTTAAATATGACAATGTAAATAACACTGGTTATGAAAGAAGTGTGTGGATAAATGCTTGGTCTTTATCACTTAAAAAAGATTTTAAAATCAATAATAAATTTAATTTGTTTGCAGAAGCTGGTATCGCAAACGTAACTAGATTTGGTTTTTCAATTAATGATCAAGTTATTTATGATGATGCTCATTTTGCAAGTTTACTCTATGGTTTTGGTCTCCAATATCGATTATCAGACAAATGGCGATTGTCGGCAAATGGAACATTTCTACCTAAATCAACCAAAAATAATCAGCCCTCAATTTCACAAGCAACCCTAGGGTTTGAATATCATTTGCAACAAGTAGATGATAAAACAGCAGCTGAATACGCAAAAAACGAATATTTTTTTCCAAAGAATATTTTTCAAGTAAGTTATGGAACAGGAGAAATTGGTTTTGGATTCAATCAATTTTTTGGAATGAGTTTGCCAGTTGGTAATTTTGATAGTTTTGGAGTGCCGATTTTTTGGGTTGGAGAAGTAAAAGCACAACATGCTTTGTCTTTAACATATCAACGTTTAATTTACAGATCAGAAAAGATTTTTTCTTTAGATTGGGGAGCAAGTGCAACCTATTTTCAATCAAGAGAGGGTACAGATGTTTTTGCTTTTTCGATTTTTCCAGTTTTACGTTTCTATTTGTGGCGAAAACCAACCTTTGATTTTTATGCAAATTACTCCATCATTGGTCCTGCTTATATTACAAAAAGTGATATTGACAACTCTAAAACTGGCCCAAATATAACCTATCAAGATACGATGGGTTTTGGGGTATTCTTTGGAGAAAAAAGAGAATATAACTTCGAGTTGAGAATTATGCATTATTCGAATGGAAATATTTTTACTAGAAATGCGGGTGTTGCAATTCCACTTCAATTTACAATCGGAAAGACTTTTTAAAGCTCCTTTTATCTTTTTTTACCAAAATTATCGTAAAATATATTCTTTAACTACAACCTTTTAGTATTTCGATATCCTCAAATAATCTAACTTATTTTTATTAATCTACTAAAACGATAGGGTTTGTATTTATTTTAAGAATTATAGAGTAATTTTTTAAAATAAAAGGTATATGTTTGCATACCCTACTAAATAAATAGGGTAATAATATTTATACAATATTATGATTGCAGATCAAATGATTTTTAGTAAAAAAATAGCAAAACAAAGTTTTGAGGAAGATTTATCTTCAGAGAAACCAATAAGGAGCATTGTAAAAGCATTAAGCTGGAGAATTGTAGGAACGTTAGATACGCTAGTGGTTTCCTATTTTGTAACAGGTAAAATAGTTTTAGCAGCATCCATTGCTACTGTAGATTTTTTAACGAAACTAGTTTTATACTTTTTTCATGAAAGAATTTGGAACAAAATAAAATGGGGTAAATAATGAGTTTAGACTTAGATAAAGTTAATAAAGAATTACAAGATAAAAGTCCAGAAGAAATTATTTCTTGGGCAATTTCTTATGCAAAAAATCCAATTATTACTACCAATTTTCGTCCTTATGAAGTAGCAATTTTAAATGCTGTTACAGAGGTGCAAAAAGACATTAAAGTAATTTGGTGCGATACTGGTTACAATACAATTCAGACGTATAAACACGCAGAAGAAATTATTGAAAAACTGAATTTAAACATTCAGTTATACGTTCCTAAACAGACAGTTGCACACAGAAATGTAGTTTTAGGAGTTCCTTCAGTTGATGATGAAAAACACACACTTTTTACAGAGCAAGTAAAACTAGAACCTTTTAAAAGAGCAATGCAAGAACACAAACCAGATGTTTGGTTTACAAATTTAAGAAAAGGGCAAACTGCTTTTAGAAATAGTATAGATGTGGTTTCTGTTAGTAAAGACGGAATTATAAAAGTAAGTCCTTTTTACAATAGTTCAGATGAAGATTTAGATACTTATTTAGAAGAAAAAGGCTTGCCAAACGAATTCAAATATTTCGATCCAACAAAGGTGGAAAGCAACAGAGAATGTGGTTTGCATATATAAAAGACATGATAATGAATCAAAATACAATACAAGTAGATGCTTTAGAAAGCGAAGCCATTTATATTTTTAGAGAAGTTGTAGCGCAATTTGAAAAACCTGTGTTGCTTTTTTCTGGTGGAAAAGACAGCATCACTTTAGTGCGTTTGGCGCAAAAAGCATTTTATCCTGCAAAAATTCCTTTTCCTTTAATGCATATAGATACTGGGCATAATTTTCCTGAAACGATAGCTTTTAGAGACAAGCTAACCAAAGAATTAGGTGTTGAATTAATTGTAAGAAACGTTCAAGATAATATAGATTCTGGTAGAGTAAAAGAAGAAACTGGTAGATATGCAAGTAGAAATATGTTGCAAACAGAAACCTTATTAGATGCTATTGAAGAGTTTGGTTTTGATGCTTGTATTGGTGGAGCAAGAAGAGATGAAGAAAAAGCAAGAGCCAAAGAACGTATTTTTTCTGTAAGAGACGATTTTGGTCAGTGGGATGAAAAAAACCAACGTCCAGAAGTTTTCGATATGTTAAATGGACGTATAGATTTAGGTCAAAATGTACGTGTTTTTCCAATTTCTAATTGGACAGAATTAGACGTTTGGTCCTACATAGAAAAAGAAAAGATCGAAATTCCATCCATTTATTTTGCCCATAAAAGGAAAATATTTGTGAGAGATAATATGATTTGGTCTGCAGATGATTCAGTTGTTTTTAGAGATAAAGAAGAAGAGGTCTTAGAAAAAATGGTTCGTTTTAGAACTGTGGGCGATATGAGTTGTACAGCAGCAGTTTTGTCTGACGCTATAGATATTACAAAAGTCGTCGAAGAAATTAGAGATTCTTCAATTTCAGAAAGAGGGGCAAGAATCGATGACAAACGTTCTGAAGCAGCAATGGAAAAACGAAAACAACAAGGATATTTCTAAACTTTTTTAGGTTTAATACTGAACTTGATTCAGTATCTCAGTGAAAATTATTTGGGCGTTTTAACGGGCTTTCCACTATATCTTTTTTTGAGAAAAACAAAAAAAGGATGTCGTTTCAATCCCTAACGCAACTATTAAAAAGTGATTTGCAAGTTTCAAAAACTTTTAAATATCAATAAAAAAAATACAAATCAAGCGAATAGCTAAAAGCAAAACGCTAAGAGCATAAAAGAAATGAATGTACTAAAAATAGCAACAGCAGGAAGTGTAGATGATGGAAAAAGTACTTTAATTGGTCGTTTGTTATATGATACAAAATCGTTAACAGATGATAAATTAGAAGCCATTGAAGAAAAAAGTAGACAACGTGGTTTTGACTATTTAGATTTTTCTTTAGCAACAGATGGTTTGGTTGCAGAACGTGAACAAGGAATTACTATAGATGTTGCACATATTTATTTTTCAACCAGAAAAAAGAGTTTCATTATTGCAGATACTCCAGGTCATATAGAATATACTAGGAATATGGTTACTGGTGCATCAACAGCACAAGCTTCTATTGTTTTAATCGATGCTAGAAATGGGGTTGTAGAACAAACTTATCGTCATTTTTTTATCAATAATTTATTACGAATAAAAGATGTTGTAATCGCCATTAATAAAATGGATTTAGTTGATTTTTCGGAAGAAAAATATAACATCATTAAAGGTGAAATAGAATATTTGGCAAGCAAAAGTGAGTATAAAAACCAGAATTTAACTTTTATTCCATTGTCTGCTTTACAAGGAGATAATATAGTTTCAAAATCTGAAAACACACCTTGGTACAAAGGCGAAACGTTGTTACATCATTTAGAAAATTTAGATGCAGAAGACATAAGTGATGCTTCTCAAGTTCGTTTTCCTGTGCAAACTGTTATCAGACCAAAAACAGAAGAATTTCATGATTTTAGAGGTTATGCAGGTAAAATTTATGGTGGAGATTTAGAAATTGGAGATGATATTGTGGTGTTACCATCACAAACAAAATCAAAAATAAAAAGCATTCATTTTTTTGATAAAGAATACGCAAAAGCAAAAAACGGAAGTTCTGTAACCATCACTTTAGATGATAATGTAAATGTAAGTAGAGGAGATATGTTGGTTAAAATTGATGAAGAACCAACCATTACAAAACAATTAAAAGCCACTATTTGTTGGATGGATTCCAGTCCACTTCAAGCATCACAAAAATACTATATAAAACATGGTGTAAATGATGCACAAGCAAAAATTACACAATTATCAAACATTATAAAAACAGATTTTTCAGGCAAAACTGAAAATCCATCAGAATTAAAACTGAATCAAATAGGCGAAATTGAATTAAAAATAAGCAAACCATTATTGGTAGATACTTATCAAAAAAATAAATCAAATGGTTCTTTTATTTTAATCAATCCTAAAACTAATAATACAGTAGGTGTAGGATTTATAAATTAAAAAAAAATGCAAAGTTTTAGAACAGAAATAGAAAATCCAGTCGTAGAAAGAGATATTATTGAATTGGCAGATAAAATTGCGCAATTTAATAATCTTCAAATAGATGAAGAAAAATTTAGAAGCTTACGATTAGCTAGAGGAGTTTACGGTCAGCGTCAAGAAGGTGTGCAAATGATTCGTATTAAACTGCCTTATGGTAAAGTAAAGAGTAATCAACTACGAAGAATTTCTGAAGTTTCAGACGAATATTCAAGAGGAAGATTACACATTACAACACGTCAAGATATTCAAATTCACTATGTAGATTTACAAAGAACTCCAGAATTGTGGGCAGAATTAGAACGTGATGATGTTACGTTGCGTGAAGCTTGTGGTAATGTTGTAAGAAACGTAACTGCTTCTGAAACTGCAGGAATTGATGTTGATGAACCTTTTGATGTTTCACCTTACGCAGATGCATTATATAAATTCTTTTTACGGAACCCAATTTGTCAAGAAATGGGACGTAAATTCAAGGTTTCTTTTTCTTCTACGGATAAAGATACAGGTTTGTCTTATTTACACGATTTAGGATATATTGCTAAAATAGAAAACGGAGTAAGAGGTTTTAAAGTAATGGTTGCTGGAGGATTAGGTTCACAGCCAAGACATGCAGAAGTATTGTATGATTTTTTACCATCAGATAAAATTATTCCAGTAATGGAAGGTGTTTTAAGAGTTTTTGATAGATATGGCGAACGAAAAAGTAGAGCCAAAGCAAGAATGAAATTCTTATTAAAAGATATTGGTTTAGAAGCTTTTAAAAATTTAATTGAAGAAGAACAAAAAGCGATTGAATTTAAAACGGTTGTAATTGATGCAGCATCTTATGTGCCTTCAGAACCTGTTTATGTTGAAGCGCCACAAGTGGAAATAAAAGACCAAGCAGCATTTAATTTATGGAAATCAACAAACTTGATTCCTCAAAAACAGAAAGGATATGTTGCAATCGGAATTAAAGTTTTATTAGGAGATTTTTATACAGATAAAGCCCGTTTATTAGCAGATTTAGTAGATACATACGCAGCAGGTGAAATCCGTTTAACCTTACGTCAGAATATTGTTATTCCTTTTGTGAAGGAAGATTTAGTTCCTTTGTTTTATCAGGAATTAGAAAAATTAGGATTTGTTGAAGCAGGTTATAATAAAGCAGTAGATATTACAGCTTGTCCAGGAACAGATACTTGTAATTTAGGAATTGCAAGTAGTACAGGAATTGCTGTAGAATTAGAAAAAGTGATTGCTGCAGAATATCCTCAGTATTTAAAAAATGAAGATTTAGTCATTAAAATTAGTGGTTGTATGAATGCTTGTGGACAACACAATATGGCAAACATTGGTTTTCAAGGAATGACAGTAAGAACACCAGATAAATTAGTAGCGCCAGCGTTACAAGTTTTATTAGGTGGAGGAAATTTAGGAAATGGAAACGCACTTTTTGCAGATAAAGTAGTAAAAGTACCAAGTAAAAGAGGACCTGAAGCTTTGCGTAGAATCTTAAATGATTATGAAGCAAATGCAAACGGAAAAGAATTTGTAGACTATTATAAAGAAAAAGGAGAAAAGTATTTTTATGATTTCTTAAATGATTTACAAGACGTTACCAATTTAACACAAGAAGATTTTATTGATTGGGGAGAAGCTGATAAATATGTAAAAGAAATTGGAATTGGAGAATGTGCAGGCGTTGTGATCGATTTAATTGCCACTCTATTTTTAGAAAGTGATGAGAAAATTGAAAATGCAAAAGAAGCTTTTGGAAACGGCGTGTATTCAGGGGCAATTTATTACGCGTATCAATCTATTGTCAATTCTGCGAAAGCATCATTATTAGCAGCAAATAAGAAAACGAATACACATGCAAGTATAATTTCTCAATTCGATGAGGAATTTATTTCATCAGGAAAAATAGATTTAGGTACTTCTTTTGCAGAATTGATCTATCAAATCAATAAATTTGCTCCAACAGCAGAATTTGCTGAGAAATATATTAATGATGCAGGTAGTTTTTTACAAAAAGTAAGAGCTTTTAGAGAAGTTGAAACTTCTGTTGCACAGTAATTTTAAAAAAAAAATGAGTATTAAAACACCAAAGTTAACAGTTGTAGGTGCTGGGCCTGGAGATGTAGATTTAATCACAGTAAAAGCTATTAAAGTTTTAAAAACTGCGGATGTAGTTTTGTATGACGCTTTGGTAAATGAAGAGCTATTAGATTTTATCAATCCAAAAGCAGAACTTATTTTCGTCGGAAAAAGAAGAGGTTGCTATAGATATCAACAAGAACAAATTAACGAATTAATTGTAGCAAGAGCAAAAACTCATGGACATGTTGTTCGCTTAAAAGGTGGCGATCCTTTTATTTTTGGAAGAGGAGCAGAAGAAATGGAATTTGCTGCCAACTTTGGAATAGAAACAGCTATGGTTCCAGGTATTTCATCGTCTTTGGCAGTACCTGCATATCAAAATATTCCCTTAACAAAAAGAGGAAGTGCAGAAAGTTTCTGGGTAATTACAGGAACTACAAAAGACCATAAATTATCGAATGATGTTGCTTTGGCAGCAAAATCGAACGCAACTATTGTAGTGTTAATGGGAATGGGAAAATTGGCAGAAATTGTAAAATTATTTCAACAAGAAAATAAAAACGATTTGCCAGTTGCTATTATTCAAAACGGAACAAGAACCAACGAAAAAGTAGGAATTGGAACTGTAGATACCATTTTAGAAATTGTAAAAAATCAAGAATTAAGCAATCCTGCAATTATTGTTTTAGGCGAAGTTGTAAATCACAGAGCAATTTTAGCAAATGTGCAAGAAGAATATGCAAAAGCGTTAATTGATTAATTTTTTAAGATGGAACGTAATAATTTATATCCTATTTTTTTAAAGTCTAAAAACCTAAATTTTTTAATAGTTGGTGGTGGTTTTGTGGCCGAAGAAAAATTAACTTTCTTGTTAAAATCAAGCCCAGATGCTAAAGTAACAATGGTTTCGCCAATGTTTAGAGAAGGCACTATTGAATTATCAAAAAAAGGCAATGTTACTTTAATTAAAGATGTTTATCAAAAAAAATATTTGGAAGGTAGGCACATTGTAGTTGCAACTACAGATATTCCAGCAATAAACGTACAAGTTTGGAAAGATTGCAGAGCAGAAGCAAAGTTGGTAAATGTTGCTGATAATCCTCCATATTGCGATTTTTATATGGGAGGAATTGTAACCAAAGGAAACGTAAAAGTTGCAATTTCAACAAACGGAAAATCGCCAACAACAGCCAAAAGATTGCGTCAGTTTTTTGAAGATGTAATTCCAGAAAATGTAGACGATTTAGTGAAAAATTTAAACGAATATAGAAAAACCATCAAAGGAAACTTTGAAGAAAAAGTAGAAAAACTAAACGAATTCACAAAAAGTTTGGTTGAAAAATAAAGTAACTTCCTGCAAGGTTTCTAAAACTTTGTAGGTCTGATAAATAAACAAAAATGATTACAACAGATATACTAATTATTGGTGCAGGACCAACAGGATTATTCACAATTTTTGAAGCAGGTTTATTAAAGTTAAAATGTCATTTAATTGATGCTTTGCCACAACCTGGAGGTCAGTGTTCTGAGATTTATCCAAAGAAACCAATTTACGATATTCCTGCATATCCAGAGATTTTAGCAGGCGATTTAACAGATAAATTGTTAGAACAAACCAAGCAGTTTGAACCAGGTTTTACTTTGGGAGAAAGAGCAGAAACAATCGATAAATTAGAAGATGGAACTTTTATTGTAACCACAAATAAAGGGACAAAACATCACGCGAAAATTGTTGCCATTGCTGGTGGTTTAGGTTCTTTTGAGCCTAGGAAACCAAAAATTGAAAACCTTGCAAATTTTGAAGATAAAGGTGTGGAATATATTATTAAAGAACCAGAGTTTTATCGAAATAAAAAAGTGGTAATTTCTGGAGGTGGAGATTCTGCTTTAGATTGGGCAATTTTCTTATCAAATATAGCATCAGAAGTAACTTTAATCCACAGAAGAAACGAATTTAGAGGTGCTTTAGATTCTGTTGAAAAAGTACAAGAATTAAAAAATTTAGGTAAAATTAGACTAATTACACCTGCAGAAGTAAAAGGTATTTTAGGAACTGATAAAGTAACAGGAGTTGCTGTAGAAAAGAAAGGCGAAGATGCATTTATTGTAGATGCAGATCACTTTATTCCTTTGTTTGGTTTGTCACCAAAATTAGGACCAATAGGTAATTGGGGCTTAGAAATCGAGAAAAATGCCATCAAAGTAAACAACGCTTTAGATTACCAAACCAATATTCCAGGAATTTACGCAATTGGCGATGTCAATACGTATCCAGGAAAATTAAAGTTAATTCTTTGTGGTTTTCACGAAGCTACTTTAATGTGCCAAAGTGCTTATCAAAGAATTTTTCCAGATAAAAAATACGTAATGAAATATACCACAGTTGGTGGTGTAGATGGTTTTGATGGTACACGAAAAGAAGCGCCAAAGGCAGTTGTAAAAGCTATAAATTAATTTTTTAATGAAAGTTTTCAGATTTTTTATCGACATAAAAGAATAATTTTTATGAGAAGCTATTTCCAGCTTTCCACTGTATCTTTTCATAGGCGTCTTTGCGAAGTTTACTTTTTTTGTAAACTGTGGCAATCTCTTCTAGAAATTGAATTACTTGTTTGGAAAGCCTATAAAAAGGATGTCGTTTCAATCTGGGCTAAACTTGTTTAAAATTATTAGTTTAAGAATACTATATTGCTAATTTAAATACACAAAGACCTCACAGGTTTTCAAAAGCTGTGAGGTCTAACCAATCAAATTTCTTACTTTTGATATTTGATAAACATAGATGATGAGTTTAGATATAAATATTAAGATTACTGACAGAAATGGAGTAACTCACGAAGTTGTTGCACCTACAGATATGGCTATGAATTTGATGGAAGTTGTTCGTTCTTACGAACTTGCAGAAGAAGGAACCATAGGAATTTGTGGAGGAATGGCAATGTGTGCTTCTTGCCAATGCTATGTAAAATCAGATCATAATTTACCAGAAATGACGGATGATGAAGATGCAATGTTAGCAGAGGCATTTAATGTTGAAGACAATAGTAGATTAGGGTGTCAAATTCAAATGACATCAGAAATGGAGGGTTTAGAAGTTGAATTAGCACCAGAATCATAATTTATGAAAGAGGTTGTAAGTGAAATTTTAGTTAAAAATTACAGCATGTGTTTACGAGATGCTGTAGAAGTTTTTACCAAAGAAATAATTAATTGCCTTTTTGACGAAAAATATCAACAAGAAAAAGGACAAGACACAAAAAATAAATTTTTCAAAATTTTAGAGCGTTTAGAAATTGAAAATGAAACTTGTTTTTGGTTAGATTTCGAAAATTCTTTTTCTGAGATTAGAAGAAAATTAGATTTGGATGCTGTTTTCGCCCTAAATAGCGATCCTGCAGCAAAAAGTTTACGAGAAATTTATTTAGCATATCCAGGTTTTTATGCCATTGCTGTTTATAGATTAAGCCATCAATTATTACAACAAGAAATACCTGTATTGCCAAGAATGATGAGTGAATTCGCTCACAGTATAACAGGAACAGATATTCATCCAGGAGCAGAAATTGGAGAATCTTTTTTTATAGATCATGCAACAGGAATTGTTATTGGCGAAACCACAATTATAAAAAATAAGGTAACTATTTTTCAGGGAGTTACTTTAGGAGGAATTCAAGTAAAGAAAAGTTTAGCATCAACAAAAAGACACCCAACTATAGAAAGTGGTGTTGTTATTTATGCAAACGCAACTATTTTAGGAGGTGATGTTATTATTGGTGCAAATTCTGTTATTGGCGCAAATGTGTGTGTTACAGAATCAATCTCAGAAAATTCGGTAGTTACTGTAGAATCAGAAAATAATATTTTTCAAAAAAAAATTAAAAGATGAAAACAAAAAGTATCATAGATTTTGTAGGAAATACACCTTTGGTAGAAGCTCAAAATATATTTAAAAAAGAAGGCGTTACTTTATTGCTAAAATTAGAAGGAAATAATCCTGGAGGAAGTGTTAAAGACAGAGCTGCTTATAATATGATTTCTGAAGCTTTAAAAAGAAAAAATATAAAAAAAGGAGATACTTTAGTGGAAGCTACTTCTGGAAATACAGGAATTGCTTTGGCGTTAATGGCAAAAGTTTTAGGCGTACATATGGTTTTGGTAATGCC
It includes:
- a CDS encoding NAD(P)/FAD-dependent oxidoreductase — protein: MITTDILIIGAGPTGLFTIFEAGLLKLKCHLIDALPQPGGQCSEIYPKKPIYDIPAYPEILAGDLTDKLLEQTKQFEPGFTLGERAETIDKLEDGTFIVTTNKGTKHHAKIVAIAGGLGSFEPRKPKIENLANFEDKGVEYIIKEPEFYRNKKVVISGGGDSALDWAIFLSNIASEVTLIHRRNEFRGALDSVEKVQELKNLGKIRLITPAEVKGILGTDKVTGVAVEKKGEDAFIVDADHFIPLFGLSPKLGPIGNWGLEIEKNAIKVNNALDYQTNIPGIYAIGDVNTYPGKLKLILCGFHEATLMCQSAYQRIFPDKKYVMKYTTVGGVDGFDGTRKEAPKAVVKAIN
- a CDS encoding 2Fe-2S iron-sulfur cluster-binding protein gives rise to the protein MSLDINIKITDRNGVTHEVVAPTDMAMNLMEVVRSYELAEEGTIGICGGMAMCASCQCYVKSDHNLPEMTDDEDAMLAEAFNVEDNSRLGCQIQMTSEMEGLEVELAPES
- the epsC gene encoding serine O-acetyltransferase EpsC encodes the protein MKEVVSEILVKNYSMCLRDAVEVFTKEIINCLFDEKYQQEKGQDTKNKFFKILERLEIENETCFWLDFENSFSEIRRKLDLDAVFALNSDPAAKSLREIYLAYPGFYAIAVYRLSHQLLQQEIPVLPRMMSEFAHSITGTDIHPGAEIGESFFIDHATGIVIGETTIIKNKVTIFQGVTLGGIQVKKSLASTKRHPTIESGVVIYANATILGGDVIIGANSVIGANVCVTESISENSVVTVESENNIFQKKIKR